The following DNA comes from Pseudomonas marginalis.
GCATCATGGGCCAGGGGGTACAGCGGCAGGAAGTTGGCCTGGGTCGCATCCCCGGTGAACAACGGCACCACGCCCACCAGCAGCAGCGGAATCAACGAGGTGACGCCGAGCACCAGGGTCAGGCGCGCCGACCGCAGGATGCCGCCGTGCTGCACGGCAAACACCGTGAGCAAAATCAACAAACCAATGGCGAACGTCGCGTTGATGCGCAACGACAGGCCGCTCTTGACCCAGCCCAGGTCCAGCAGGGTCAGTTGCCAGGTGTTGATCAACGCATCGGCGGGAAACAGCGCCGTGAGGATATACCCCGCCGCCAGCCCCGAACCGATGGACAGCACCGGCGACCAGGCCAGCCAGTTGCACCACACTGACACCGGTGCGATCAGCTTGCTGTAGCGCACCCACGCCACCGCGCCGTACACCGAGGCGCCGCCGGATTTGTGCGGGAACAGCCCGGCGATCTCGGCGTAGGTGAAGGCCTGTATAAACCCGAACAGGATCGACACGATCCACACGATCCATGCCGGTTTGCCCACCGTGGCGGCGATCGCACCGATGGAGAACAACACCAGCGCGGGCACGCCACTGGCGACCCAGAAGGCCCCGCGCCAGTCGATCTTGCGGTGCAGGCTGCCCACCGAGCCGGCAGCCTGCGGTACAGCCTCGAACGTCGTCGCTTCCATCTTCGTATTCCCATGTCTGAATAGCGGTTAGGTTGGGGCAGTCAAAATGGGTTGGCACACACGTTTCGGGACGATCAGCTGCGCACCCGGCTTTTGTCCGGGTCGTAGAAAATCGCTGCGCTGACCGTGGCGCTGATGCGCTTCTGCAGGCCATCGACTTTGCCAATCTCAAGTTCAGTGCCGGGCTCGGCGCAGCTCACGTCGACCCGGCACAACGCGATATTGCTGGCCAGCAGCGGTGAGCGGCAGGCACTGGTGATCACCCCGACCTGGGCTCGGCCCTGGTACACCGGGTCGCCATGGTGGGCGGTCTCGTTGCCGCTCAGGTGCAGGCCGACCAGCTTGTGGCTGGGGTGTGCGCTGCGCCGCAGCAGGGCGTCGCGACCGATAAAGTCATCGGTCTTGCTCTTGAGCGGCACGCTGAAACCGATACCGGCCTCGAACGGATCGGTCTGGTCGCTGAACTCGTAGCCGGCGAAAATCAGCCCGGCTTCGATGCGCAGCAGGTCCAGGGCTTCCAGGCCCAGGGGCACCAGCCCCAAGGGTTGGCCGAGTTGCCAGATGCGGTCCCAGACCCGTTCGGCGTCTTCGGGCTGGCACCACACCTCAAAGCCCAGTTCGCCGGTGTAGCCGGTGCGCGAAATCATCAACGGGCAGCCGTCGAAACCGTCCAATCGACCGACCAGGAAGCGAAACCAGCCGAGGGTTTCCACACTCGGTTGCGTGGGCGGGGTCCAGACCATCTGCTTGAGCAGCTCGCGACTCAGCGGCCCCTGCACCGCCAGGTTGTGAATCTGCTCGCTGGCGGACTTGACCCACACCTTCATGCCCAGTTTCTGTGCCTGCTCGCGCAACCACACGCCGGCGTAGTCTTCGCCGCAGATCCAGCGGAAGTTGTCCGGGCCCAGGCGCAGCAGGGTACCGTCGTCGAGCATGCCGCCGTGGGCGTGGCACATCGCCGAATACACCACCTGGCCCACCGCCAGGCGCCGTATGTCGCGGGTCAGGCAGTACTGCAACAGGGCTTCGGCGTCGGGGCCGATGATTTCGAATTTGCGCAGGGCGGTCAGGTCCATCACCGCCACCCGTTCGCGGCAACCGAGGTATTCCTCGGTGACGCCGTAACCGTCGTAGCGCAGCGGCAGCCACCAATTGCGGTAGTCGGTGAAGCTGCCGGTGAGGGCGCGGGTACGTGAGTGAAACGCGGACTCACGGGTGAGGATCGGGTCGGCATCCGCCGTGGTTCGAGTGCTCATGGCGATGGAAAAACGCTCCTTCTCGCTGTAGATGCGGACATGGATATCGGTCGGGTTCCAGCCATTGGCCGGGTCAATGTCATCCGGGCACGAGGTACTGCCACACAGCAGGTCGGTCATGGCCCGCAGCAGCACATAATCGCCGGGCCGTGACCAGGGTTCATCCAGGGTCATCTGCTGGTGCGCATCGATACCGGTGTTGAAGAAGAAATTGATCGCCGGCCAGCCGTTGCGCGCCTGCACGCCATGGGGGGCGAGGACGCGGCTGAGGTTGTCGCTGCAGTTGTCGTGCCCGAAATAGCCATGGGTTTCGTAGTAGCGCGCCGCGCAGGCCAGGGCGAATGAATCGTGGCGCCCGACCGTGTCTTGCACCACCTCCAGCATCGGTTGCATATGGCGGTCGAAAAACTTCGAAAACAGCCCCGGTGCCGGGTAGGCGCTGCCGTTCAGGGTGCGCGTGACGGTCTGGTCCAGGTCCAGCTCGACGCCGCGATCCAGGGCGCGCCGGTCGAGGGCGACGAAGTCCGAACACTGGCGGCCCGCGACGTCCAGCACCTGGATGTACTGCCCTTTGGCGACGGTGTAGTCGTGGGCCGTGCCCGCCCGCAGGGTGAATTCGTCGAGTACATCGCCCAACGGCTCGGGCAGGGCCGGCAGCAGCAGCGGCGATGGATTGGCCCGCGTCACTATCAGACGCAGCTCGCTGGGCCGGTATTGCCGGTCGACGGCGGTGGCCTCGGCGGGGGCGACGACGATCACCAGCAGCGCGTCCTCGGCGACAAACTGCCAGCTGTGGCCGGGCGGGCTGTCGGCGTCCCATAGCCAGGCCGCCAGCGGCAAGGCCTGTGCATCGATGCCGCGCCGCTGGAGCGCCTGGCCGATACGCCCAGGCACGCTGCACGCCGTTGACCCGCTCAGGCCCCAGCTCGCCAGGGCGCTGCGGCCGCCGGCGTCGAGGGCCAGCAGTGCGCAGGTTTGCCGGCCTTCGACGTCGATCACTTGCAGGCCGTCGCCGGGCTGCAAGTCGACCAGAGTCACGCCGCCGGCGGCCACGCGGTAGCGTTCCAGGTTCGGCGCGCGGGCAAACAGCCCGGGTTCGCGGGGATGGGAAACACGCGGTGCATTCATCATCAGCCGACCGACTTGATGGGGATCGTGGGCTCGCCCAGGTACGCCGCCATCGAGTCATCCAGGGCCTGCAACCACGGCGTGTGGTGCGGCGGCGACTGGGTGCCGGTCATCAGCGAGCGATAGGACTTGTCGCGATAGCCCATGATGTTTTCCGCCTTGTCGTGCTTCCAGTGCAGGAAGGTTTCGTTGACGGCGGCGATGTCGAAATTCGGGTAGTCGGTGGCGTCCACCAGTTGCTGGATATAGGCGCCCTGGTACTCGAACATCTGCTGGTTGGTTTCCAGGGCCTGTTCCCGTGCGTGCCACGCTTGGCTGTCGGCGACCATGTCGGCGTGGCCGGGCAGTTGAATGCGCCCGAGGATCACATCGCGGGCATACCAGGCCTGGGCGTCGAACATGTTGAAGGAGTACCACTGGTCCTGCATGCCGAGGTAGATCAGGCGGGGATTGGGTTCCCAGAACACGCCCTTGTAGAGATTCATCGGCCACAGGCGGTTGTCGGTCTTGAGGCTCAGTGCATCGGGCAGGAACGGGAAGTGGTGCTTGTAGCCGGTGCACAGGATCACCGCGTCGATGTGCTTGCTGCTGCCATCGACAAAGTACGCGCGGTTGTTTTCCAGGCGCTGGAGCAGCGGTTTTTCTTCCCAGTTATCCGGCCAGGCATAGCCCATGGGCGCGCTGCGGTAGCAACTGGTGATGCTGCGCGCGCCGTATTTGTAGCATTGCGAGCCGATGTCCTCGGCCGAATAGCTGCTGCCGACGATCAGCAGGTCCTTGTCCTTGAACTCCAGCGCCTCGCGAAAATCGTGGGCATGCAGGATGCGCCCGGCGAACTGTTCGAAGCCTTCGAAGTACGGCACCTTGGGCGTGGAGAAGTGGCCGCAGGCGTTGATCACGTAGTCGAATGCTTCACAGGTCAAGGTGTCGCTGGTGTAGTCGTGGGCGTAGAGGGTGAAGCGCTGGCTCTGTTCGTCGAAGGTGACTTGGCGCACCACATTGTTGAAGCGGATGTAGTCGCGCACGCCGGCCTTTTCCACGCGGCCCTTGATGTAGTCCCACAGCACTTCACGCGGCGGGTAGGAACCGATGGGCCGGCCGAAATGCTCTTCGAAGGTGTAGTCGGCGAACTCCAGGCATTCCTTGGGGCCGTTGGACCACAGGTAGCGGTACATGCTGCCGTGCACCGGCTCGCCGTTCTCGTCGAGGCCGGTGCGCCAGGTGTAGTTCCACATGCCACCCCAGTCCTGCTGTTTTTCAAAGCACACCAGCTCAGGGATGGCGGCGCCTTTGTCGCGGGCCGACTGGAACGCGCGAAGTTGCGCCAGGCCGCATGGGCCGGCACCGATGATTGCAACACGTAGGGTCATGAGCGTGCCTCCTGAAGGTTTCAGCGAAAGATCACTGTCTTGTCCTGGTTGATGAACACCCGGTGTTCCAGGTGGTATTTCAGGGCTTTGGAAAGGGCCACGGTTTCGGTGTCGCGGCCGATGGCGACCAGCGAGTCGGGCAGGTGGGTATGGTCGACGCGCTGGATTTCCTGCTCGATGATCGGGCCTTCATCCAGGTCGCTGGTGACGTAGTGGGCGGTGGCGCCGATCAGCTTGACGCCACGGTCATAGGCTTGGTGATACGGCTTGGCGCCCTTGAATCCTGGGAGGAACGAGTGGTGGATATTGATCGCCCGGCCCGACAGTTGCTGGCACAGGCCGTCGGACAGGATCTGCATGTAGCGCGCGAGCACCACCAGGTCGGTCTGGGTGTCTTCGACGATGCGCATCAGCTCGGCTTCCTGGCCGGCCTTGGTGTCCTGGGTGATCGGCAGGTAGATGAAGCGGATGCCTTCGCGTTCGGCCATCGCCCGCAGGTCCAGGTGGTTGGAGACCACGGCGGTGATGTGCATGTCCATCTCGCCCTTGCGGTGGCGGTAGAGCAGGTCGGTGAGGCAGTGGTCGAACTTGCTGACCATCAGCAGCACGCGGGTCGGTTGGCGCGAGCTGAACAACTGCCAGTGCATGTCGAAGCCACCGGCCAGGTCGCCGAGGCCTTTGCGCAGGGCGCCGATGTCGCCGCTCACGCCGGTGTTGAAACGGAACACCGCGCGCATGAAAAACTGCCCGGTGAACTCATCGTCGAACTGCGCCAGCTCGCTGATGTAGCACTGCTGTTGGGCCAGGCACGCGCTGATCGCGGCGACGATCCCGGACGCCGCCGGGCAGGTGATCTTGAGAATGTAATGTTCGCGGGAGGCGTCCATCGAAAGCTCCTGAGTTCAGTGAAGGAAGGCTCAGCCCTTGGCCGTGCGCTTGGTTTTCTGCGGGTCGTCGAAGGGCAGGGCGTGGGTGCTGGCGCTGGCCTCAAGGCTGCCGCGAACCTGCAAGGCAATACCGGGTTCGGAACAGGCGACGCTCATGCGCGCGATGGCCATCGAGCGTTTGCTCAGGCGTGAATACATGCCGCAGGTGATCACGCCGACTTGTTGGTTGCCTTGCCACACAGTGTCGCCGGCCTCGGCGGCGCGGACGCCCTCAAGCAGCACGCCGGTGATTTTGAAGCGCTCCTGGCCGCGCAGGCGCAGGTGTTCTTCGGCGCCACGGAAGGCGTTCTTGCCAGGTGAAACAGTGAAATCCAGGCCCATTTCCCAGAGGGTGTCGCCGGCCTTCTGGTCGGCGAAGGGGTACATCTGCGAGTTGTCGTAGGGGAAAAACATCAGCGAGCTTTCCACCCGCAGCCAGTCCAGGGCGGTGAAGGCGCAGGGGATGATCCCCAGGCTCGCGCCTTGTTCGAGGATGCTGTCCCACAGGAACGGCGCATCGGCGGCCTTGCAGAAAATCTCATAGCCACGTTCGCCGGTGTAGCCGGTGCGCGAGATCATCACCGGGCGGTCGAACAGGCGGGTTTGCAGGTGGTGGAAGTACGCCAGTTGGCGGATGCCCGGCACGTGTTCGGCGAGGAAATCCACCGCCAGCGGACCTTGCAGCGACAGGTCGTGCAGGTCGTCATCGAACAGCACCGCCACTTGCCGGCCCTGGGCCGAGCGCACGAGCATTTCATGCCCGGTGCCGGCGCCATGCACCACCATGAACGCGTTGGGGCCGGTGCGGTAGACGATGCAGTCATCGACGAACTTGCCGTCCTCGTCGAGCATCGAGGCATACACCGATTTGCCCGGGTAGAGCTTGGCGATGTCGCGGGTGGTAGCCCACTGCAACAGGCTCTCGGCGTGGGGCCCCACGTAATGGACTTTTTTCAGGCCGGACACGTCCATCAGGCCGGCGCGGGTGCGGATCGCCTGGTGGTGGTCGGCGAGGTCACTGCTGTAGGTCCAGGCAGTGCCCATGCCGTTCCAGTCTTCGAGGTGGGAGCCGAGGGCGCGGTGCCGGTCGGCCAATGCAGAAATACGCCATGAGTGGGTCATGTGAGGTTCCTTGTCGTAGAAGAAGGGGCATCAGGCCTGTGGGTCGAACTGGCTCAGCCACTCGACCAGCGTGTGGCGGTAGCGGGTCATGCCCTTGTAGTCGGCGATGGGGTCGGGCAGGTCGCGCAGCACACGGTGCAGGCGACAGCCCCAGCCGGGTTGCGTGACCAGTTCGTCCAGGCTGATCAGGTAGGTGCGGATGCTGAACATCACCGCGTGGCTGCGCGGCAGGCGCGCCATCACTTGCAGCTCGACCCGCAGGTGCACCTGCTGGCCGACGTTCTGCGCGGTGATCCGGCCGCGATCGGCGCCCCATTCATGGAAGGTTTCCGGCGACGAATCCAGGCGCGGGTTGATGGTCAGGGTCCAGTTCAAGCGCCGTACCGGCTGGCCGACCTGCAGGTTGAGCAGGTACTTCAGCGCCCGTTCGAACACGCCCATCTGATGGGCCATGGGCACCGGTGCGTGCCATTGCTTGAAACTCATGCCGGCGTCGAACGCCAGCGACCAGTCGGCCGGGCTGGTGACCAGGCCGGCGTCCATGTACAGGTCGCCGTCGCGCTGGTCGAGCAGGGCGAAATCCCCCTGCACCTGGCGGCCGATGTACTCCAGCGGCGCACAGGGCAGGCTGCTGGCATCGCCGAAGATGAAGGCCTGGTCGATGTCCAACAGGTGGTTGCGCCACTGCCAGCGCTCGCCGTTTTGCGTCAGGCTGAACGACTGCGGGTAGTCGGCGGCCAGGTGTTCCATGATCATCTGCAGCGCATCCCAGGCCGCCACTTGCATGTGGGGCATCACCAGGTAGCGGCGTGGGTCCTTGTCCAGCACCAGGGCGCGCTCGGCCATTTCCGAGCGGTAGTGCTCGTCGATGTCGAAGGCGTGCTCATAGATCGAGCCGGGGTCGCGGGAGATGGCCGGTTCGATGTTTACCGAGTACAGGTAGCTGTCCTCGATAAAGGGAAAGGGGAAACGCCGGATCGCTGCCGGGCTGTTGCGAAAGCTGAAATCGTCGCGATAGCTCAGCACGGGGCTCGTTTGCAGGGGCATGGCACTCACTCCTATAGGTCCAGCGAAACGCAGGGGCCGCTGCCGCGCGAGACGCAGGGCATCAGAAAGTCGGCCTGCTCGGCCGGGCTGAGGAAGCTGTCGCGGTGTTCGATGGCGCCGCCCTGGTGGCGCGTGATGCACTGGCCGCAGACTCCGCCACGGCACAGGTTGGGCACCTGTAGTCCGGCGTGTTCCAGGGCTTCGAGCAGGCTTTGCTCGGCCTCGACCCGCAGGCGTCGGCCGCTGCGCAGCAGCTGCAGGTCGAATGGCTGGCCGGGTTGTGCGCCCTTGAAGGCTTCCGAATGCACACGCCTGCTCGGCCAACCGAGGCGTGTGGCGTGTTGCTCAACCGCCTCGAGCAAGGGCTGCGGGCCACAGGTGTAGACGTGGCTGCCCAGCGGCCGGTTGCCGAGGATTGGGTTAAGGTCCGGGCGCCGGTCGTAGGTGTGCAGGCGCGGGCCGAGACGCTGTTGCAGCTCGTCGAGATAGGCGTCGCTGAGGCCCCGGCGGAACAGGTAATGCAGCTCGAAGTTGGCCTGCTGTTGTTCCATCGCGGCGATATAGGCCATGAACGGCGTGATCCCGATCCCGGCGGCGATGAGGATATGCAGGTGCGCGGTGCCATGGGGCGCGAACAGATTGGCCGGTGGTGAAATCTGC
Coding sequences within:
- a CDS encoding aminomethyltransferase family protein, encoding MTHSWRISALADRHRALGSHLEDWNGMGTAWTYSSDLADHHQAIRTRAGLMDVSGLKKVHYVGPHAESLLQWATTRDIAKLYPGKSVYASMLDEDGKFVDDCIVYRTGPNAFMVVHGAGTGHEMLVRSAQGRQVAVLFDDDLHDLSLQGPLAVDFLAEHVPGIRQLAYFHHLQTRLFDRPVMISRTGYTGERGYEIFCKAADAPFLWDSILEQGASLGIIPCAFTALDWLRVESSLMFFPYDNSQMYPFADQKAGDTLWEMGLDFTVSPGKNAFRGAEEHLRLRGQERFKITGVLLEGVRAAEAGDTVWQGNQQVGVITCGMYSRLSKRSMAIARMSVACSEPGIALQVRGSLEASASTHALPFDDPQKTKRTAKG
- a CDS encoding heme-dependent oxidative N-demethylase family protein gives rise to the protein MPLQTSPVLSYRDDFSFRNSPAAIRRFPFPFIEDSYLYSVNIEPAISRDPGSIYEHAFDIDEHYRSEMAERALVLDKDPRRYLVMPHMQVAAWDALQMIMEHLAADYPQSFSLTQNGERWQWRNHLLDIDQAFIFGDASSLPCAPLEYIGRQVQGDFALLDQRDGDLYMDAGLVTSPADWSLAFDAGMSFKQWHAPVPMAHQMGVFERALKYLLNLQVGQPVRRLNWTLTINPRLDSSPETFHEWGADRGRITAQNVGQQVHLRVELQVMARLPRSHAVMFSIRTYLISLDELVTQPGWGCRLHRVLRDLPDPIADYKGMTRYRHTLVEWLSQFDPQA
- a CDS encoding DUF1989 domain-containing protein — its product is MNAPRVSHPREPGLFARAPNLERYRVAAGGVTLVDLQPGDGLQVIDVEGRQTCALLALDAGGRSALASWGLSGSTACSVPGRIGQALQRRGIDAQALPLAAWLWDADSPPGHSWQFVAEDALLVIVVAPAEATAVDRQYRPSELRLIVTRANPSPLLLPALPEPLGDVLDEFTLRAGTAHDYTVAKGQYIQVLDVAGRQCSDFVALDRRALDRGVELDLDQTVTRTLNGSAYPAPGLFSKFFDRHMQPMLEVVQDTVGRHDSFALACAARYYETHGYFGHDNCSDNLSRVLAPHGVQARNGWPAINFFFNTGIDAHQQMTLDEPWSRPGDYVLLRAMTDLLCGSTSCPDDIDPANGWNPTDIHVRIYSEKERFSIAMSTRTTADADPILTRESAFHSRTRALTGSFTDYRNWWLPLRYDGYGVTEEYLGCRERVAVMDLTALRKFEIIGPDAEALLQYCLTRDIRRLAVGQVVYSAMCHAHGGMLDDGTLLRLGPDNFRWICGEDYAGVWLREQAQKLGMKVWVKSASEQIHNLAVQGPLSRELLKQMVWTPPTQPSVETLGWFRFLVGRLDGFDGCPLMISRTGYTGELGFEVWCQPEDAERVWDRIWQLGQPLGLVPLGLEALDLLRIEAGLIFAGYEFSDQTDPFEAGIGFSVPLKSKTDDFIGRDALLRRSAHPSHKLVGLHLSGNETAHHGDPVYQGRAQVGVITSACRSPLLASNIALCRVDVSCAEPGTELEIGKVDGLQKRISATVSAAIFYDPDKSRVRS
- the purU gene encoding formyltetrahydrofolate deformylase, with product MDASREHYILKITCPAASGIVAAISACLAQQQCYISELAQFDDEFTGQFFMRAVFRFNTGVSGDIGALRKGLGDLAGGFDMHWQLFSSRQPTRVLLMVSKFDHCLTDLLYRHRKGEMDMHITAVVSNHLDLRAMAEREGIRFIYLPITQDTKAGQEAELMRIVEDTQTDLVVLARYMQILSDGLCQQLSGRAINIHHSFLPGFKGAKPYHQAYDRGVKLIGATAHYVTSDLDEGPIIEQEIQRVDHTHLPDSLVAIGRDTETVALSKALKYHLEHRVFINQDKTVIFR
- a CDS encoding PDR/VanB family oxidoreductase — encoded protein: MSAALNVQVSAARMLTPVVREFTLTPATGSLPGFSPGSHVQVHLPLGEGTVRNAYSLTSDPAHTQHYRIAVRLQDASRGGSQYLHRQVQVGDTLQISPPANLFAPHGTAHLHILIAAGIGITPFMAYIAAMEQQQANFELHYLFRRGLSDAYLDELQQRLGPRLHTYDRRPDLNPILGNRPLGSHVYTCGPQPLLEAVEQHATRLGWPSRRVHSEAFKGAQPGQPFDLQLLRSGRRLRVEAEQSLLEALEHAGLQVPNLCRGGVCGQCITRHQGGAIEHRDSFLSPAEQADFLMPCVSRGSGPCVSLDL
- a CDS encoding NAD(P)-binding domain-containing protein; the protein is MTLRVAIIGAGPCGLAQLRAFQSARDKGAAIPELVCFEKQQDWGGMWNYTWRTGLDENGEPVHGSMYRYLWSNGPKECLEFADYTFEEHFGRPIGSYPPREVLWDYIKGRVEKAGVRDYIRFNNVVRQVTFDEQSQRFTLYAHDYTSDTLTCEAFDYVINACGHFSTPKVPYFEGFEQFAGRILHAHDFREALEFKDKDLLIVGSSYSAEDIGSQCYKYGARSITSCYRSAPMGYAWPDNWEEKPLLQRLENNRAYFVDGSSKHIDAVILCTGYKHHFPFLPDALSLKTDNRLWPMNLYKGVFWEPNPRLIYLGMQDQWYSFNMFDAQAWYARDVILGRIQLPGHADMVADSQAWHAREQALETNQQMFEYQGAYIQQLVDATDYPNFDIAAVNETFLHWKHDKAENIMGYRDKSYRSLMTGTQSPPHHTPWLQALDDSMAAYLGEPTIPIKSVG